A genomic segment from Rhodospirillum centenum SW encodes:
- the hslV gene encoding ATP-dependent protease subunit HslV → MRYTSASSPEPVQWHGTTILSVRKDGQVVIAGDGQVSMGQTIIKSNARKVRRLAGGGVMAGFAGATADAMALFERLEAKLEQHPGQLARACVEMAKDWRTDRYLRRLEAMMAVADRDVSLVITGTGDVLEPEDGLIGIGSGGAFALSAARALVDIPGMDAEAIARKAMRIAGEICVYTNASITLEKI, encoded by the coding sequence ATGCGCTACACGTCCGCTTCGTCGCCCGAACCCGTCCAGTGGCACGGCACCACCATCCTGTCCGTGCGCAAGGACGGACAGGTGGTCATCGCCGGCGACGGTCAGGTCTCCATGGGCCAGACCATCATCAAGTCCAACGCCCGCAAGGTGCGCCGGCTGGCCGGCGGCGGCGTGATGGCCGGGTTCGCCGGCGCCACCGCCGACGCCATGGCGCTGTTCGAGCGGCTGGAGGCGAAGCTGGAGCAGCATCCCGGCCAGCTCGCCCGCGCCTGCGTGGAGATGGCGAAGGACTGGCGGACCGACCGCTACCTGCGCCGGCTGGAGGCGATGATGGCCGTGGCCGACCGCGATGTCAGCCTGGTCATCACCGGCACCGGCGACGTGCTGGAACCGGAGGACGGGCTGATCGGCATCGGCTCCGGCGGTGCCTTCGCCCTGTCCGCGGCGCGCGCGCTCGTGGACATCCCCGGCATGGACGCCGAGGCCATCGCCCGCAAGGCCATGCGCATCGCCGGCGAGATCTGCGTCTACACCAATGCCTCCATCACGCTCGAGAAGATCTGA
- the hslU gene encoding ATP-dependent protease ATPase subunit HslU, giving the protein MTSFSPREIVSELDRYIVGQHEAKRAVAIALRNRWRRQQLPEGLREEVLPKNILMIGPTGVGKTEIARRLARLAQAPFLKVEATKFTEVGYVGRDVEQIIRDLVEIAIGLTRERLRKEVASKAELRAEDRVLEALVGANASGETRQKFRKMLREGQLNDREIEIQVQDTSVQGLPTFDVPGMPGAQMGMINLGDIFGKALGGRTKVRRMSVSESYDVLMAEESDKLLDQEKVVSEAIQSVEQNGIVFLDEIDKITARSEVRGGADVSREGVQRDLLPLIEGTTVNTKHGPVKTDHVLFIASGAFHLAKPSDLLPELQGRLPIRVELKALSQEDFRRILTEPEASLIKQYKALLATEGMTLDFTDDGIDELARLAADINRSVENIGARRLHTVLERLLEEISFTASDRSGESVTIDAAYVRGQLQGLAQNTDLSKFIL; this is encoded by the coding sequence ATGACCTCCTTCTCCCCGCGCGAGATCGTCTCCGAACTGGACCGCTACATCGTCGGCCAGCACGAGGCCAAGCGGGCCGTCGCCATCGCGCTGCGCAACCGCTGGCGCCGCCAGCAGCTCCCCGAGGGGCTGCGCGAGGAGGTGCTGCCGAAGAACATCCTGATGATCGGCCCGACCGGCGTCGGCAAGACGGAGATCGCCCGCCGGCTGGCCCGTCTGGCCCAGGCGCCCTTCCTGAAGGTGGAGGCGACGAAGTTCACCGAGGTCGGCTATGTCGGCCGCGACGTGGAACAGATCATCCGCGATCTGGTGGAGATCGCCATCGGCCTGACCCGCGAGCGGCTGCGCAAGGAGGTCGCCAGCAAGGCCGAACTGCGCGCCGAGGACCGCGTGCTGGAGGCCCTGGTCGGGGCCAACGCCAGCGGCGAGACGCGGCAGAAGTTCCGCAAGATGCTGCGGGAGGGCCAGCTCAACGACCGCGAGATCGAGATCCAGGTGCAGGACACCTCGGTCCAGGGCCTGCCCACCTTCGACGTGCCGGGCATGCCCGGCGCCCAGATGGGCATGATCAACCTGGGCGACATCTTCGGCAAGGCGCTGGGCGGCCGGACCAAGGTGCGCCGCATGAGCGTGTCGGAAAGCTACGACGTGCTGATGGCCGAGGAGTCCGACAAGCTGCTGGACCAGGAGAAGGTCGTCTCCGAAGCCATCCAGTCGGTGGAGCAGAACGGCATCGTCTTCCTGGACGAGATCGACAAGATCACCGCCCGGTCGGAGGTGCGCGGCGGCGCCGACGTCAGCCGTGAGGGCGTGCAGCGCGACCTGCTGCCGCTGATCGAGGGCACCACCGTCAACACCAAGCACGGGCCGGTGAAGACTGACCATGTGCTGTTCATCGCCTCGGGCGCGTTCCATCTGGCGAAGCCGTCGGACCTGCTGCCCGAGCTGCAGGGCCGCCTGCCCATCCGGGTCGAGCTGAAGGCGCTGTCGCAGGAGGATTTCCGCCGCATCCTGACCGAGCCGGAAGCCAGCCTGATCAAGCAGTACAAGGCGCTGCTGGCGACGGAGGGGATGACGCTGGACTTCACCGACGACGGCATCGACGAGCTGGCCCGGCTGGCGGCGGACATCAACCGCTCGGTGGAGAACATCGGCGCCCGCCGCCTGCACACGGTGCTGGAGCGGCTGCTGGAGGAGATCAGCTTCACCGCGTCCGACCGCAGCGGCGAAAGCGTCACCATCGACGCCGCCTATGTCCGCGGCCAGCTCCAGGGCCTTGCCCAGAACACCGACCTGTCCAAGTTCATCCTCTGA
- a CDS encoding MarC family protein, protein MEPWSEYSRFIVALFAMLTPFAAIPIFLGLTEGRTDAERNRTAASAALTVFSVLAGSAFLGNAVLAVVGTSLDSFRVGGGIVLLLIALSMLNATVSAVKQTPTEADEAASRHAIGVVPLGLPLLAGPGSISAVIIETQRGSGWEHTAIIVGSITLVCLFIWLSLRLAVPIGRMMGRTGLNIMNRLFGLLLAAVAVEIISTGLRNLFPGWTT, encoded by the coding sequence ATGGAACCCTGGTCCGAATATTCACGCTTCATCGTCGCCCTGTTCGCCATGCTGACGCCCTTCGCGGCGATCCCGATCTTCCTGGGGCTGACGGAGGGGCGCACGGATGCGGAACGCAACCGCACCGCCGCCTCGGCCGCGCTGACGGTGTTCAGCGTGCTGGCCGGGTCCGCCTTCCTGGGCAACGCGGTGCTGGCCGTGGTCGGCACCAGCCTGGACAGCTTCCGGGTCGGCGGCGGCATCGTGCTGCTGCTGATCGCGCTCAGCATGCTGAACGCCACCGTCTCCGCCGTGAAGCAGACCCCGACCGAGGCGGACGAGGCGGCCAGCCGCCACGCCATCGGCGTCGTGCCGCTGGGCCTGCCGCTGCTGGCGGGGCCGGGCAGCATCTCCGCCGTCATCATCGAGACGCAGCGCGGCAGCGGCTGGGAACACACGGCGATCATCGTCGGGTCCATCACGCTGGTCTGCCTCTTCATCTGGCTGTCGCTGCGTCTGGCCGTGCCGATCGGCCGGATGATGGGCCGGACCGGGCTGAACATCATGAACCGTCTGTTCGGCCTGCTGCTGGCCGCGGTGGCGGTGGAGATCATCTCCACCGGCCTGCGCAACCTGTTCCCCGGCTGGACCACCTGA
- a CDS encoding GNAT family N-acetyltransferase: protein MVSGLKARSTVEIVEELRRGDLHDLCDAADAAILDGGGFGWVAPPEREAQERYWRGVMAVPERILFVGRLDGVVCASAQLVRPTRNNESQHFAATLTTSFVAPWARGHGLARMLTLAVEEEARRGGFRVLNLDVRDSQKAAIALYESLGYRRWGVHPRYAMAHGRVFAGYFYTKNLDDDPADGPEGAAGDSGRNP from the coding sequence ATGGTGAGCGGTCTCAAGGCCCGGTCCACCGTCGAGATCGTGGAGGAGCTGCGGCGCGGCGACCTGCATGACCTGTGCGACGCGGCCGACGCCGCCATCCTGGACGGCGGCGGCTTCGGCTGGGTCGCTCCACCGGAGCGCGAGGCCCAGGAGCGCTACTGGCGCGGCGTCATGGCGGTGCCGGAGCGGATCCTGTTCGTCGGCCGGCTGGACGGGGTGGTCTGCGCCTCGGCCCAGCTCGTGCGGCCGACCCGCAACAACGAATCGCAGCACTTCGCCGCCACGCTGACGACCAGCTTCGTCGCGCCGTGGGCGCGCGGGCACGGGCTGGCCCGGATGCTGACGCTGGCGGTGGAGGAGGAGGCGCGCCGCGGCGGCTTCCGGGTGTTGAACCTGGACGTGCGCGACAGCCAGAAGGCGGCCATCGCGCTCTACGAATCCCTCGGATACCGGCGCTGGGGTGTCCACCCCCGTTACGCCATGGCCCATGGCCGGGTGTTCGCCGGATACTTCTACACCAAGAACCTGGACGACGATCCGGCGGACGGCCCCGAGGGCGCCGCCGGCGACAGCGGGCGGAACCCATGA
- a CDS encoding histidine triad nucleotide-binding protein, which yields MAYDPDNIFARILRGEIPCRKVYEDRHVLAFHDIRPQAPTHVLVIPKGPYTSFADFSEQATPEEILDFIRAAGLIARQAGVEDSGYRLIANHGPDSHQEVPHFHLHILGGRPLGPMLVQPD from the coding sequence ATGGCCTACGATCCCGACAACATCTTCGCCCGGATTCTGCGCGGAGAAATTCCGTGCAGGAAGGTGTACGAAGACAGGCACGTCCTCGCCTTCCACGACATCCGGCCGCAGGCGCCGACGCATGTCCTGGTGATCCCCAAGGGTCCCTATACCAGCTTCGCCGACTTCAGCGAGCAGGCGACGCCGGAGGAGATCCTGGACTTCATCCGCGCCGCCGGCCTGATCGCACGGCAGGCGGGGGTGGAGGATTCCGGCTACCGGCTGATCGCCAACCACGGCCCCGACAGCCATCAGGAAGTGCCGCACTTCCATCTGCACATCCTGGGCGGCAGGCCGCTGGGGCCGATGCTGGTCCAGCCGGACTGA
- the hisF gene encoding imidazole glycerol phosphate synthase subunit HisF — protein sequence MLKARVIPCLDVKDGRVVKGVNFVDLVDAGDPVEQARLYDAAGADELTFLDITASSDNRETIYDVVRRTAEQVFMPLTVGGGVRTVEDIRRLLLAGADKVSINTAAVHRPDFVREGAEKFGSQCIVVAIDAKAVAPGPDGAPRWEVFTHGGRTPTGLDAVDWARRMAELGAGEILLTSMDRDGTKAGFDIGLTRAVADAVPVPVIASGGVGTLDHLVAGIRDGHATAVLAASIFHFGTFSVGQAKRHMAAAGIPMRLA from the coding sequence GTGCTGAAGGCCCGCGTCATCCCCTGCCTGGACGTGAAGGACGGGCGCGTCGTCAAGGGCGTGAACTTCGTCGATCTGGTGGATGCGGGCGATCCGGTGGAACAGGCCCGCCTCTACGACGCGGCCGGGGCGGACGAGCTGACCTTCCTGGACATCACCGCCAGCTCCGACAACCGGGAGACGATCTACGACGTGGTCCGCCGCACGGCGGAACAGGTCTTCATGCCGCTGACCGTCGGCGGCGGCGTGCGCACGGTGGAGGACATCCGCCGCCTGCTGCTGGCCGGCGCCGACAAGGTGTCGATCAACACCGCCGCGGTCCACCGCCCCGACTTCGTGCGCGAAGGGGCGGAGAAGTTCGGCAGCCAGTGCATCGTCGTCGCCATCGACGCCAAGGCCGTGGCGCCCGGCCCCGACGGCGCCCCGCGCTGGGAGGTGTTCACCCATGGCGGGCGCACCCCGACCGGGCTGGACGCCGTGGACTGGGCGCGGCGCATGGCGGAGCTGGGGGCGGGCGAGATCCTGCTGACCTCCATGGACCGCGACGGCACCAAGGCCGGCTTCGACATCGGCCTGACCCGCGCCGTGGCCGACGCGGTGCCCGTGCCGGTGATCGCCTCGGGCGGTGTCGGCACGCTCGACCACCTCGTCGCCGGCATCCGCGACGGCCACGCCACGGCCGTGCTGGCCGCCAGCATCTTCCATTTCGGGACCTTTTCCGTCGGGCAGGCCAAGCGGCACATGGCGGCGGCGGGCATCCCGATGCGCCTTGCATGA
- the hisB gene encoding imidazoleglycerol-phosphate dehydratase HisB: MDSSTPAPIPARRATVERTTRETRIRVAIDLDGTGRYAVSTGIGFLDHMLEQLSRHSLIDLEVAAEGDLHIDFHHTTEDTGIAIGEAVAKALGERRGIQRYGHAYVPMDETLTRAAIDLSNRPYLIWKVAFSRDKLGQMDTELFKEWFQAFAQAAGATLHVETLYGENNHHIVESCYKALARALRAAVEIDPRKADAVPSTKGVLGGSL, from the coding sequence ATGGACAGCAGCACCCCCGCCCCGATCCCCGCCCGCCGCGCCACGGTGGAGCGCACGACCCGGGAAACCCGCATCCGGGTCGCCATCGACCTGGACGGCACCGGCCGCTATGCCGTCTCCACCGGCATCGGTTTCCTGGACCACATGCTGGAGCAGCTCTCCCGCCACTCCCTGATCGATCTGGAGGTGGCGGCGGAGGGCGACCTGCACATCGACTTCCACCACACGACCGAGGATACCGGCATCGCCATCGGCGAGGCGGTGGCGAAGGCGCTGGGGGAGCGCCGCGGCATCCAGCGCTACGGCCACGCCTATGTCCCGATGGACGAGACGCTGACCCGCGCCGCCATCGACCTGTCCAACCGGCCCTACCTGATCTGGAAGGTGGCCTTCAGCCGCGACAAGCTGGGCCAGATGGACACCGAACTGTTCAAGGAATGGTTCCAGGCCTTCGCCCAGGCGGCCGGCGCCACCCTGCACGTCGAAACCCTGTACGGCGAGAACAACCACCACATCGTGGAGAGCTGTTACAAGGCGCTGGCGCGCGCCCTGCGCGCCGCCGTGGAGATCGACCCGCGCAAGGCGGATGCCGTGCCCTCGACCAAGGGTGTGCTGGGCGGATCGCTGTGA
- a CDS encoding DUF6916 family protein, whose translation MIVHGVDLSKLPLLTVEQFEHAVGRTFLLETVPEPVAVRLDSVRRFPKLSVSLREPFTAFFSSASDVQLLEGLYKATLDGDTTLELYLIPIVAPPGRRCYQAVYN comes from the coding sequence ATGATCGTCCACGGCGTTGATCTCTCGAAACTCCCCCTGCTGACCGTCGAGCAGTTCGAGCACGCGGTCGGCCGGACCTTCCTGCTGGAGACGGTGCCGGAGCCGGTGGCGGTCCGCCTCGACTCGGTGCGGCGCTTCCCGAAGCTGAGCGTCAGCCTGCGCGAACCCTTCACGGCCTTCTTCTCCAGCGCGTCGGACGTGCAGTTGCTGGAAGGGCTCTACAAGGCCACGCTGGACGGCGACACGACGCTGGAGCTGTACCTGATCCCGATCGTCGCCCCGCCCGGCCGGCGCTGCTACCAGGCCGTCTACAACTGA
- a CDS encoding YnfA family protein, whose amino-acid sequence MATIATYLLAAVAEIGGCFAFWAWLRLDRSPLWLIPGMASLALFAWALTRIDSDLAGRAYAAYGGIYILTSLVWMWLVEGSRPDRWDTLGTVLCVSGALVIIFGPRGGQ is encoded by the coding sequence ATGGCGACCATAGCGACCTATCTGCTGGCCGCCGTCGCGGAGATCGGCGGCTGCTTCGCCTTCTGGGCCTGGCTGCGGCTGGACAGATCGCCGCTGTGGCTGATCCCCGGAATGGCAAGCCTCGCCTTGTTCGCCTGGGCGCTCACCCGCATCGACAGCGATCTGGCCGGCCGGGCCTATGCGGCCTATGGAGGCATCTACATCCTGACATCGCTGGTCTGGATGTGGCTGGTCGAGGGCAGCCGCCCCGACCGCTGGGACACACTCGGCACGGTGCTCTGCGTTTCCGGTGCCCTGGTCATCATCTTCGGGCCGCGCGGCGGCCAGTGA
- a CDS encoding L-lactate permease, whose protein sequence is MLPLLALSPILLILVLMVVFRRPAATAAGVGLALGVVVALALFEVAVPLPDAGDGASALSTSVAAGLGGVALEAAFLAATILWIIFPALCLHELQTATGAVDRIRASLTGLSGDPRLLAILLGWFFALFIEGAAGFGTPAALTAPMLVAVGFAPVQAVTLALVGHSIGVSFGAVGTPVLPQIAVTPFSGPELAQAVAVLHGMSGWVMLLFLVRYARVTEGPLAAGMTGRTVLPWAALAAVLFVVPYLALAFAVGPELPTLGGALVGGLLFVLILRRSGDGRRAAAPVPAVPAAAGAVSGRGLLWAGLPYLAVLALILATRLVPPVQEALRAVVVDWTMTGGFSGRVEPLYHPGTMLLAGFLLGGLAQGVGVGTLAGAMRRAAARLPTVALALLAMLALARLMVHSGMITTLADAAAAGLGPVWPLLAPLVGILGAFVTGSATASNILFTDFQQATAQTLGLPVLPLLGSQNFGAAVGNIICPHNIIAACALVGIAGREGEVLRRTLLPCAVYALLGGALTWAFAALG, encoded by the coding sequence ATGCTTCCGCTGCTCGCCCTCTCGCCGATCCTGCTCATCCTGGTGCTGATGGTGGTGTTCCGCCGCCCCGCCGCGACGGCGGCGGGGGTCGGTCTCGCCCTCGGCGTCGTCGTGGCACTCGCCCTGTTCGAGGTCGCGGTCCCCCTGCCCGATGCCGGCGACGGTGCCTCGGCCCTGTCCACGTCGGTCGCGGCCGGGCTCGGCGGCGTGGCGCTGGAGGCGGCGTTCCTCGCCGCCACCATCCTCTGGATCATCTTCCCGGCCCTCTGCCTGCACGAACTCCAGACGGCGACGGGGGCGGTGGACCGCATCCGGGCCAGCCTGACCGGCCTGTCGGGCGACCCGCGGCTGCTGGCGATCCTGCTGGGCTGGTTCTTCGCCCTGTTCATCGAAGGGGCGGCCGGCTTCGGCACGCCGGCGGCGCTGACGGCCCCCATGCTGGTGGCGGTCGGCTTCGCCCCGGTGCAGGCGGTGACGCTGGCGCTGGTGGGGCATTCCATCGGGGTCAGCTTCGGCGCCGTCGGCACGCCGGTGCTGCCGCAGATCGCCGTGACCCCGTTCTCCGGGCCGGAGCTGGCGCAGGCCGTGGCGGTCCTGCACGGGATGAGCGGCTGGGTCATGCTGCTGTTCCTGGTCCGCTACGCCCGCGTGACGGAGGGGCCGCTGGCCGCCGGCATGACCGGGCGGACGGTGCTGCCCTGGGCGGCGCTGGCGGCGGTGCTGTTCGTCGTGCCCTATCTGGCGCTGGCCTTCGCCGTGGGGCCGGAACTGCCGACCCTGGGCGGTGCGCTGGTCGGCGGGCTGCTGTTCGTGCTGATCCTGCGCCGCAGCGGGGACGGGCGCAGGGCGGCCGCCCCGGTTCCGGCCGTGCCCGCCGCGGCGGGAGCGGTGTCCGGGCGGGGCCTGCTCTGGGCCGGGCTGCCCTATCTGGCGGTGCTGGCGCTGATCCTGGCGACGCGGCTGGTGCCGCCGGTGCAGGAGGCGCTGCGCGCGGTCGTCGTGGACTGGACCATGACCGGCGGCTTCAGCGGCCGGGTCGAGCCGCTGTACCATCCCGGCACCATGCTGCTGGCCGGCTTCCTGCTGGGCGGGCTGGCCCAGGGGGTGGGGGTCGGCACCCTGGCCGGGGCCATGCGCCGGGCCGCGGCGCGGCTGCCGACGGTGGCGCTGGCGCTGCTGGCCATGCTGGCGCTGGCCCGGCTGATGGTGCATTCGGGCATGATCACCACCCTGGCCGATGCCGCCGCCGCCGGGCTGGGGCCGGTCTGGCCGCTGCTGGCGCCGCTGGTCGGCATCCTGGGCGCCTTCGTCACCGGCTCGGCCACGGCGTCGAACATCCTGTTCACCGACTTCCAGCAGGCCACGGCCCAGACGCTGGGCCTGCCGGTGCTGCCGCTGCTGGGCAGCCAGAACTTCGGCGCCGCCGTGGGTAACATCATCTGCCCGCACAACATCATCGCCGCCTGCGCCCTGGTCGGGATCGCCGGGCGCGAGGGCGAGGTGCTGCGCCGGACCCTGCTGCCCTGCGCCGTCTATGCCCTGCTGGGCGGGGCGCTGACCTGGGCCTTCGCCGCGCTGGGATAG
- the hisA gene encoding 1-(5-phosphoribosyl)-5-[(5-phosphoribosylamino)methylideneamino]imidazole-4-carboxamide isomerase: MNIYPAIDLKDGQAVRLLRGDMDQATVFNPDPAAQAAAFQDQGFRWLHLVDLNGAFAGRPVNADAVSRILERVTIPVQLGGGIRDMATIEEWLGRGIRRVILGTVALRDPDLVKDACRAFPGRICVGIDARDGHVAVEGWATTSDVRALDLALRFEDAGVAAIVYTDINRDGAMGGVNVEATADLAVHLTTPVIASGGVHALSDLLALKAEAETGIEGVIVGRALYDGRIDPRQALALTAGPEDARC, from the coding sequence ATGAACATCTATCCGGCGATCGACCTCAAGGACGGGCAGGCCGTGCGGCTGCTGCGCGGCGACATGGACCAGGCCACCGTCTTCAACCCGGACCCCGCGGCCCAGGCGGCCGCCTTCCAGGACCAGGGATTCCGCTGGCTGCATCTGGTGGACCTGAACGGCGCCTTCGCCGGCCGGCCGGTCAATGCCGACGCCGTGTCCCGCATCCTGGAGCGCGTCACGATCCCGGTCCAGCTCGGCGGCGGCATCCGCGACATGGCCACGATCGAGGAATGGCTGGGCCGCGGCATCCGCCGCGTCATCCTGGGCACCGTGGCGCTGCGCGACCCCGATCTGGTCAAGGATGCCTGCCGCGCCTTTCCCGGCCGCATCTGCGTCGGCATCGATGCCCGCGACGGCCATGTCGCGGTGGAGGGCTGGGCCACCACCTCCGACGTGCGGGCGCTGGATCTGGCGCTGCGCTTCGAGGATGCCGGGGTGGCCGCCATCGTCTACACCGACATCAACCGCGACGGCGCCATGGGCGGCGTGAATGTCGAGGCGACGGCCGATCTCGCCGTGCATCTGACGACGCCGGTGATCGCCTCGGGCGGGGTGCATGCGCTCTCCGACCTGCTGGCGCTGAAGGCGGAGGCCGAGACCGGGATCGAGGGGGTGATCGTCGGCCGCGCGCTCTATGACGGCCGCATCGACCCGCGGCAGGCGCTGGCGCTGACCGCCGGCCCGGAGGACGCCCGGTGCTGA
- a CDS encoding phage tail protein: MSDPFIGTIMPWAVSWAPSNWSLCMGQILPVNGNQAVFALIGATYGGNGSTNFALPDLRGRVPVGAGQFPGSGGIPPTTNRVIGQSGGQEQVNLTQSQMPVHTHAAQATGGGGSVTLSAYTGPADSSAPAVGKYLTAAAGDFGGDAVTVKIYGPASGTAVPIASGTVQPPSITVGNAGGTAPVSMMQPWQCINFCFCLQGLWPPRD, translated from the coding sequence ATGTCTGATCCCTTCATCGGTACGATCATGCCCTGGGCGGTGTCCTGGGCACCGTCGAACTGGTCCTTGTGTATGGGCCAGATCCTGCCGGTCAACGGCAACCAGGCGGTCTTCGCCCTGATCGGTGCTACCTATGGCGGCAACGGCTCGACGAATTTCGCCCTGCCCGACCTGCGCGGCCGTGTCCCCGTCGGCGCCGGCCAGTTCCCCGGCAGCGGCGGCATCCCGCCGACGACCAACCGCGTGATCGGCCAGAGCGGCGGCCAGGAGCAGGTCAACCTGACGCAGAGCCAGATGCCGGTCCACACCCATGCCGCGCAGGCGACCGGCGGCGGCGGATCGGTGACGCTCAGCGCCTATACCGGCCCCGCCGATTCGAGCGCCCCGGCGGTGGGAAAGTACCTGACGGCGGCGGCCGGCGACTTCGGCGGCGATGCGGTCACCGTGAAGATCTACGGCCCCGCCAGCGGAACCGCCGTGCCGATCGCGTCGGGCACGGTGCAGCCGCCGAGCATCACCGTCGGCAATGCCGGCGGCACCGCCCCGGTGTCGATGATGCAGCCCTGGCAGTGCATCAATTTCTGCTTCTGCCTCCAGGGCCTCTGGCCGCCGCGCGACTGA
- the hisH gene encoding imidazole glycerol phosphate synthase subunit HisH, giving the protein MSIIALIDYGSGNLRSAAKALERAAADSGIAAEIAVTADPEVVLRADRVVLPGVGAFGDCRRGLAAVPGMIAALEETVLRRGRPFLGICIGMQLMARTGLEHGRHEGLGWLDAEVVPLTPADPALKIPHMGWNELRLARPDHPVLAGLEHGTHAYFVHSYHMVPADPAQVLATCDYGGPVAAVVGRDTLVGTQFHPEKSQAAGLRLIANFLSWRP; this is encoded by the coding sequence ATGAGCATCATCGCACTGATCGACTACGGCTCGGGCAACCTGCGCTCGGCCGCCAAGGCGCTGGAGCGCGCCGCCGCCGACAGCGGCATCGCCGCCGAGATCGCCGTCACCGCCGACCCGGAGGTCGTGCTGCGGGCCGACCGCGTCGTGCTGCCCGGCGTCGGTGCCTTCGGCGACTGCCGCCGCGGCCTTGCCGCCGTGCCGGGCATGATCGCCGCCCTGGAGGAGACGGTGCTGCGCCGCGGCCGGCCGTTCCTGGGCATCTGCATCGGCATGCAGCTCATGGCCCGGACCGGGCTGGAGCACGGCCGGCACGAGGGGCTGGGCTGGCTGGATGCCGAGGTGGTGCCGCTGACCCCGGCCGACCCGGCCCTGAAGATCCCGCACATGGGCTGGAACGAGCTGCGCCTCGCCCGGCCCGACCATCCCGTCCTGGCCGGGCTGGAGCATGGCACCCACGCCTATTTCGTGCATTCCTACCACATGGTCCCCGCCGATCCGGCGCAGGTGCTGGCGACATGCGACTATGGCGGCCCGGTCGCCGCCGTCGTCGGCCGCGACACCCTGGTCGGCACCCAGTTCCACCCCGAGAAGAGCCAGGCCGCCGGCCTGCGCCTGATCGCCAACTTCCTCTCCTGGCGGCCCTAA
- a CDS encoding AAA family ATPase, protein MRNGRVVISGCSGGGKSTLLAELKARGHAVVEEPGRRIIAEETARGGSALPWVDLAAFLRRAVDLALADHAAAAAQEGWVFFDRGLVDAASALEALTGDPVLRPLCTAHRYHPRMFMAPPWPEIYVTDADRRHGFDAAVAEYERLLGAYPALGYEVLPLPKLAPPARADVVLSALAGPYAPAGAGAVRAGARIRPT, encoded by the coding sequence GTGCGGAATGGACGTGTCGTGATCTCCGGCTGTTCGGGGGGTGGGAAGTCCACCCTGCTCGCCGAACTGAAGGCGCGAGGCCATGCGGTCGTCGAGGAACCCGGCCGCCGCATCATCGCCGAGGAAACGGCGCGGGGCGGGAGCGCCCTGCCCTGGGTCGATCTCGCCGCCTTCCTGCGCCGGGCGGTCGATCTGGCGCTGGCCGACCATGCGGCCGCCGCGGCGCAGGAGGGCTGGGTGTTCTTCGACCGCGGCCTTGTCGATGCCGCATCGGCGCTGGAGGCCCTGACCGGCGATCCCGTGCTGCGCCCGCTCTGCACGGCGCACCGCTATCATCCCCGGATGTTCATGGCGCCGCCCTGGCCGGAGATCTATGTGACCGACGCCGACCGCCGGCACGGCTTCGATGCCGCCGTCGCGGAGTACGAGCGCCTTCTGGGTGCCTATCCCGCCCTGGGGTATGAGGTGCTGCCGCTGCCGAAGCTGGCGCCCCCGGCCCGCGCCGATGTCGTGCTGTCGGCGCTGGCGGGTCCCTACGCCCCGGCAGGTGCGGGGGCGGTGCGGGCTGGGGCGCGGATCAGGCCGACCTGA
- a CDS encoding phosphoribosyl-ATP diphosphatase, translating to MLDALHRVILSRRGADPDQSHTARLFARGRAKIAQKVGEEAVETVIEGIRGDKAKLAEESADLLYHLLVLWADADLEPARVYAILDGRRGTSGIEEKKNRKPKGKAEEADA from the coding sequence GTGCTGGACGCGCTGCACCGGGTGATCCTGTCCCGCCGCGGCGCCGATCCCGATCAGTCGCACACGGCGCGGCTGTTCGCCCGCGGCCGCGCCAAGATCGCCCAGAAGGTGGGCGAGGAGGCGGTGGAGACGGTGATCGAGGGCATCCGCGGCGACAAAGCCAAGCTGGCGGAGGAGTCGGCCGACCTGCTCTACCACCTGCTCGTGCTCTGGGCCGATGCGGACCTGGAGCCGGCCCGCGTCTACGCCATCCTGGACGGCCGCCGCGGCACCAGCGGCATCGAGGAGAAGAAGAACCGCAAGCCCAAGGGCAAGGCCGAGGAGGCCGACGCCTGA